One window from the genome of Clostridiales bacterium encodes:
- the infB gene encoding translation initiation factor IF-2, translating to MDNTTTNVSNTDDAAKNIKRLHTLVESNELQNNAKRVAEIRKRIEKLYAEARARLADIAAERARQEEEQQRIAAAEREAAKPVEPSAPAAEATPEATEPVVSVPEQEKQEPVVGVAEQEAPVEDKGAEQTAQQPAASTTASPVVTENSGTRTAIPSYIRGVIKHTPRPVSEPRPRSDRPAANGARPQPRTGATGTRPMGARPAGSLSRPSMAKFEPPATAGRKQRETASKKSAVKPDDKRQMNKRTLIRKGYIQENVDEERMGTRKLKNKKVNKVVPFAPIKIENAVITTENLTVKILSEKIGKTAQEIIKKLMELGIMTTINSVVDFPTMQLVADVLGVNIELKLEKTKEEQLLELHSEPDPEESLVKRPPIITVMGHVDHGKTSLLDAIRKTSVVSGEAGGITQHIGAYSVELNGEKITFLDTPGHEAFTEMRRRGATVTDIAVLIVAADDGVMPQTEEAIKHAKEANVPIVVAINKIDKQGANIDKIKQQLAEHELLAEEWGGNVPMIPISAKQNKGIDTLLENILFQAEYMNLRANPNRHARGYVIEARLDKGRGAVATVIVQNGTLKVGDYVVSGTTYGRVRSLTDDKGKNIKSAGPSTPVAVYGLAQVPQAGDPLAVVESEKMARQVIEERAAKAKNEMMSDVPLADLDKAFSKMEGDSLKEYKVLVKADVQGSAEALKESLSHLGNEEVKVTVVHSGVGAINQSDVMMAEVAKASIIGFNVKPDSDARNAAERNGISIKQFGIIYEALDYVTEQITDMLAPKFVERTTGKAIVRTTFKVSGVGIVAGSYVQTGKIVRGGKARLYRGGKLIHEGNIVGLKRFKDDAKEVTIGLECGIAISDYTEYLEDDEIECFVVEKESK from the coding sequence TTGGATAACACGACAACCAATGTATCGAACACCGACGATGCGGCGAAGAACATTAAGCGGCTTCACACGCTTGTGGAATCCAATGAACTGCAAAACAACGCCAAGCGCGTTGCCGAGATCAGAAAGCGTATAGAAAAGCTATACGCCGAGGCTCGTGCACGCCTTGCCGATATTGCCGCCGAACGCGCGCGGCAAGAGGAAGAACAACAGCGCATTGCCGCAGCCGAAAGGGAAGCGGCAAAGCCCGTCGAGCCTTCCGCACCCGCAGCAGAAGCTACGCCGGAAGCGACCGAGCCCGTCGTAAGCGTTCCCGAGCAGGAAAAGCAAGAGCCTGTCGTCGGCGTTGCCGAGCAGGAAGCGCCCGTTGAAGATAAGGGCGCGGAACAGACTGCGCAGCAGCCTGCCGCAAGCACGACCGCGAGTCCCGTCGTTACTGAGAACAGCGGAACGCGTACGGCTATTCCCAGCTATATACGCGGCGTTATCAAGCACACGCCCCGTCCCGTAAGCGAGCCGCGCCCGCGTTCTGACCGTCCCGCAGCGAACGGCGCTCGTCCGCAACCGCGTACAGGCGCAACGGGTACTCGTCCCATGGGCGCACGCCCTGCGGGAAGTTTGTCGCGCCCGTCTATGGCTAAGTTCGAGCCGCCCGCAACGGCAGGGCGCAAACAGCGCGAAACGGCTAGCAAAAAGTCTGCGGTAAAGCCCGACGACAAGCGGCAAATGAACAAGCGCACGCTTATTCGCAAAGGCTACATTCAAGAGAACGTAGACGAAGAGCGTATGGGCACGCGTAAGCTCAAAAACAAAAAGGTCAATAAGGTCGTACCTTTTGCGCCTATCAAGATAGAGAATGCGGTCATCACGACCGAAAACCTCACCGTTAAGATCTTATCCGAAAAGATAGGTAAGACGGCGCAGGAAATTATTAAAAAGCTCATGGAGCTCGGCATTATGACGACTATAAACTCCGTCGTCGATTTCCCGACCATGCAGCTTGTTGCCGACGTTCTCGGCGTAAATATCGAGCTCAAACTCGAAAAAACCAAGGAAGAACAGCTTCTCGAACTTCACTCCGAGCCCGACCCCGAGGAAAGCCTTGTTAAGCGTCCGCCCATTATCACGGTTATGGGTCACGTCGACCACGGTAAAACCTCGCTCCTCGACGCTATCCGCAAAACGTCGGTCGTCAGCGGCGAAGCGGGCGGCATTACCCAGCATATCGGCGCGTACTCGGTCGAGCTAAACGGCGAGAAGATAACCTTCCTTGATACGCCCGGTCACGAAGCATTCACCGAAATGCGTCGCCGCGGTGCGACTGTCACCGATATAGCGGTTCTTATAGTTGCGGCGGACGACGGCGTCATGCCTCAGACCGAGGAAGCTATCAAGCACGCGAAGGAAGCGAACGTGCCTATCGTTGTCGCTATCAACAAGATAGACAAGCAGGGCGCGAATATCGACAAGATCAAGCAACAGCTCGCCGAGCACGAGCTTTTGGCGGAAGAGTGGGGCGGCAACGTGCCTATGATCCCTATTTCGGCTAAGCAGAACAAGGGGATCGATACGCTCCTTGAAAATATCCTGTTCCAAGCCGAGTACATGAATCTTCGCGCCAACCCCAACCGTCACGCTCGCGGCTACGTTATAGAAGCGCGGCTCGACAAGGGGCGCGGCGCGGTCGCGACAGTTATCGTTCAGAACGGTACGCTCAAAGTCGGCGATTACGTGGTTTCGGGCACGACGTACGGCAGGGTACGCTCGCTCACCGACGATAAAGGCAAAAATATCAAGTCGGCGGGTCCGTCGACTCCCGTTGCCGTATACGGCTTGGCGCAGGTCCCGCAAGCGGGCGATCCGCTCGCCGTGGTCGAGAGCGAAAAGATGGCGCGTCAGGTCATAGAAGAACGTGCGGCGAAAGCCAAGAACGAGATGATGTCCGACGTTCCGCTTGCCGATCTCGACAAGGCGTTCAGCAAAATGGAAGGCGACTCGCTCAAAGAATACAAGGTTCTCGTCAAAGCCGACGTTCAGGGCTCTGCCGAAGCGCTTAAAGAATCGCTCTCTCATCTCGGCAACGAGGAAGTCAAGGTCACCGTCGTACACAGCGGCGTAGGCGCTATCAACCAGTCCGACGTTATGATGGCGGAGGTTGCCAAGGCGAGCATTATCGGCTTCAACGTTAAGCCGGACAGCGACGCGCGTAACGCCGCGGAACGCAACGGTATTTCCATTAAGCAGTTCGGCATTATTTACGAAGCGCTCGACTACGTTACGGAACAGATCACCGATATGCTTGCGCCCAAGTTCGTCGAACGCACTACGGGTAAAGCTATCGTCCGCACTACCTTCAAGGTTTCGGGCGTTGGTATCGTCGCGGGTAGCTACGTGCAAACGGGCAAGATCGTTCGCGGTGGCAAGGCGCGCTTGTACCGCGGCGGAAAGCTCATTCACGAGGGCAATATCGTCGGTCTTAAACGGTTTAAGGACGACGCTAAGGAAGTCACTATCGGTTTGGAATGCGGTATCGCGATAAGCGATTATACCGAGTACCTCGAAGACGACGAGATCGAATGCTTCGTCGTTGAAAAGGAGAGCAAGTGA
- the rbfA gene encoding 30S ribosome-binding factor RbfA: MRGRNGTSHRAERIGSIIKRDVAVIIDGLSDPRIHGVDVVDAEMSRDLRYATVFVSIENDDKKVLDALNGSAGYIRNRLAEENSEMRGVPRLNFVIDKSQAYYERIEELIKGFHSNDGNND; this comes from the coding sequence GTGAGGGGCAGGAACGGCACGAGCCACAGAGCCGAACGCATAGGAAGTATTATAAAGCGCGACGTAGCCGTAATTATCGACGGGCTCAGCGATCCGCGTATTCACGGTGTGGACGTAGTCGACGCCGAGATGTCGCGCGATCTTCGGTACGCCACGGTGTTCGTATCGATAGAGAACGACGATAAGAAAGTGCTCGACGCGCTCAACGGTTCGGCGGGCTATATCAGAAACAGGCTTGCCGAGGAGAACAGCGAAATGCGCGGCGTGCCGCGGCTCAACTTCGTGATCGACAAATCTCAGGCTTACTACGAGCGCATTGAGGAGTTGATCAAAGGTTTTCACAGCAATGACGGAAATAACGACTGA
- a CDS encoding bifunctional oligoribonuclease/PAP phosphatase NrnA, protein MTEITTEIISAIKASDKVLICGHIRPDGDCIGSALAMRFICENLGKTADAVCDAEKTDSFDFLPGYDSFNAPRFNDYDLFIAVDCAIDTRLGEYRRFLDTAKNIIDIDHHPTNNKYGKINFINGDACSTCEIIFDMFEGTGLIDKTVATCLYTGLSTDTGHFMHNNTTAKAFDIAASLCRMGVDAGTLNQELYKNKSFSRIRLTAKAIDGIILFENGQIALMAITKEMLDSCNCTSDDTEGLIDYASSIRGVKISISMCDQPGGLFRVSFRSKKADVAAAAETFGGGGHKNAAGCIIKGNRYDVMEKTVAAAKAALDKLS, encoded by the coding sequence ATGACGGAAATAACGACTGAAATCATATCGGCGATAAAGGCATCGGATAAGGTGCTTATTTGCGGGCATATCCGTCCAGACGGCGATTGCATAGGTTCGGCGCTCGCCATGCGGTTTATTTGCGAAAACCTCGGCAAAACCGCCGACGCGGTTTGCGACGCCGAAAAAACGGACTCGTTCGATTTCTTGCCGGGGTACGATTCGTTCAACGCGCCGCGGTTTAATGACTACGACTTGTTTATAGCCGTCGACTGCGCCATCGATACTCGGCTCGGCGAGTACAGACGGTTTTTGGACACCGCAAAAAATATTATAGATATCGACCATCATCCCACAAACAACAAGTACGGTAAGATAAACTTTATAAACGGCGACGCTTGCAGTACGTGTGAAATTATTTTCGATATGTTTGAGGGCACGGGGCTTATCGATAAAACGGTCGCAACCTGTCTTTATACGGGGCTTTCGACCGATACGGGGCATTTCATGCACAATAACACCACGGCTAAGGCGTTCGATATAGCGGCTTCGCTTTGCCGAATGGGTGTTGATGCGGGTACGCTCAATCAGGAACTTTACAAAAACAAAAGCTTTTCGCGCATACGTCTGACCGCTAAGGCGATCGACGGTATTATTCTGTTCGAGAACGGGCAAATCGCGCTTATGGCTATTACGAAAGAAATGCTCGATAGCTGTAACTGTACTTCCGACGATACCGAAGGGCTTATCGACTACGCGTCGAGCATCCGCGGCGTTAAAATATCCATATCCATGTGCGATCAGCCTGGCGGGCTGTTCCGCGTGTCTTTCCGCTCTAAAAAGGCGGACGTAGCTGCCGCGGCGGAAACCTTCGGCGGCGGCGGACATAAGAACGCGGCGGGCTGTATCATTAAAGGTAATCGCTACGATGTTATGGAAAAAACTGTTGCTGCGGCAAAGGCCGCGCTTGATAAATTATCGTGA
- the truB gene encoding tRNA pseudouridine(55) synthase TruB, producing MNGLINLYKPRGMSSAQAVGKVKRILGEKHVGHMGTLDPMAEGVLVIGVGKSARLFDYISGRMKTYIAKFEFGYETDTLDALGEVVNRTDDIPSVDAALGAVRSLVGEIDQIPPVYSAKHVDGKRAYALARDGKEVELKPSRVTIYDAQLICQPRMNEMVFEITCSSGTYIRAICRDVAKMCGSLATLTYLQRTRSGLFDIKDSITLDNLEELKEKALIAPQNALDMPRFSVDSKLYDELIHGRRIECETDGDSLIFCNDEFFGIGCSVNGVLKLKTYLKDGGI from the coding sequence GTGAATGGACTGATCAATCTTTATAAACCGCGCGGAATGTCGTCGGCTCAGGCGGTCGGCAAGGTCAAGCGCATACTTGGCGAAAAGCACGTAGGGCACATGGGTACTCTCGATCCCATGGCGGAGGGCGTGCTCGTTATAGGCGTCGGCAAGTCGGCGCGACTGTTCGATTATATTTCGGGCAGAATGAAAACTTATATTGCAAAGTTCGAGTTCGGTTACGAAACGGACACGCTCGACGCGCTGGGCGAGGTCGTAAACAGGACGGACGACATACCGAGCGTTGACGCAGCGCTCGGCGCGGTGCGGTCGCTAGTTGGCGAGATCGACCAAATACCGCCCGTATACAGCGCGAAGCATGTAGACGGCAAGCGCGCATACGCCTTAGCTCGCGACGGTAAAGAGGTAGAGCTTAAACCCTCGCGCGTCACTATCTACGACGCACAGCTTATTTGTCAGCCCAGGATGAACGAAATGGTTTTTGAGATCACTTGTTCGTCTGGGACATATATTCGGGCGATTTGCCGCGACGTGGCGAAAATGTGCGGCTCGCTCGCAACGCTCACTTATTTACAGCGCACGCGGTCGGGATTGTTCGATATAAAGGACAGCATCACCCTCGACAATCTGGAAGAATTAAAGGAAAAAGCGTTGATCGCGCCGCAAAATGCGCTTGATATGCCGAGGTTTTCGGTCGATAGTAAGCTTTACGACGAGCTTATCCACGGCAGGAGGATCGAGTGCGAAACGGACGGCGACAGTCTTATATTTTGTAACGACGAGTTTTTCGGCATAGGCTGTTCGGTGAACGGCGTGCTAAAGCTAAAAACGTATTTGAAGGACGGTGGGATATAA
- the ribF gene encoding riboflavin biosynthesis protein RibF codes for MMKELTTEEACVALGYFDSMHLGHRALIKLAGEYAKSHGLTCAVATFTNNAYKQFNMDGKQVYTYAERSALLDGLCDCVLPMRFDSRLKNCTAERFLDLLFAHHKIKAVACGYDYSFGKGAKGDAEFLKKYCEAHGVDCIVMDKFEENGERISTTVVKRLLEKGDMEKANTYLGAPFMLSGKVVRGRGAGRMFDIPTANIKFPASKMLPKKGVYGTSCVIDGNTYYGATNVGGRPTFDLSKTVVEIMLDNFNENIYDKEVTIYFHEYIRAIKKFDTTDKLSKQVHQDIGWYKK; via the coding sequence ATGATGAAAGAGCTTACTACGGAAGAAGCCTGCGTTGCTCTCGGGTATTTCGACAGTATGCACTTGGGGCATCGCGCGCTAATAAAATTGGCGGGCGAATACGCCAAGTCGCACGGTCTTACTTGCGCGGTCGCAACCTTTACGAACAACGCCTACAAGCAGTTCAATATGGACGGAAAGCAGGTGTATACGTATGCCGAGCGCTCTGCGCTTCTCGACGGCTTGTGCGATTGCGTGCTTCCCATGCGGTTCGACAGTCGGCTTAAAAACTGCACTGCCGAGCGTTTCCTTGATTTGCTTTTCGCTCATCATAAGATCAAGGCCGTAGCGTGCGGCTATGATTACTCGTTCGGCAAGGGCGCAAAGGGCGACGCGGAATTTCTTAAAAAGTATTGCGAAGCACACGGCGTCGATTGTATAGTAATGGACAAGTTCGAGGAGAACGGCGAGCGCATTTCGACCACCGTCGTTAAAAGATTGCTCGAAAAAGGCGATATGGAAAAAGCGAATACATACCTCGGCGCACCGTTCATGCTCAGCGGCAAGGTCGTGCGTGGCAGGGGCGCGGGGCGTATGTTCGATATTCCCACCGCGAATATTAAGTTTCCCGCAAGCAAAATGCTTCCCAAGAAAGGCGTTTACGGCACGAGCTGCGTTATCGACGGGAACACCTATTACGGCGCGACCAACGTAGGCGGACGACCTACGTTCGACCTTTCCAAGACGGTTGTCGAAATCATGCTCGATAATTTTAACGAGAATATCTACGATAAAGAAGTAACGATTTACTTCCATGAATATATCCGTGCAATCAAGAAGTTCGACACGACCGATAAGCTGTCGAAGCAGGTGCATCAAGATATCGGGTGGTACAAGAAATGA
- a CDS encoding TIM barrel protein — translation MIRIGPSGNSNSFYEAGNKHTYQEGEFLHGLGLNAFEYSFGRGVSMSDETAQKIKGAFSKYDIAISVHAPYYTNFANPEPEMISKSIGYVLQSIEACKKLGGERVVVHPAACGKATRQEAVERTKSNLVLLADACRKLDYDFKVCLETMGKNNQIGTVEEVVEFCLIYEKFYPCFDFGHINSYMHGGLKTKDDYRRILDYTIDKLGFDKASQMHVHFSKIQYGDKGEIRHLTFEDTKYGPEYAPLAELFDEYKMSPYIVCESNGTMADDALIMKNLHKNA, via the coding sequence ATGATAAGGATAGGACCGAGCGGAAACAGCAACAGCTTTTACGAAGCGGGGAATAAACACACGTACCAAGAAGGCGAGTTTTTGCACGGCTTGGGGCTTAATGCGTTTGAATATTCGTTCGGGCGCGGCGTCAGTATGTCGGACGAAACGGCGCAAAAAATCAAGGGAGCCTTTTCCAAATACGATATTGCGATAAGCGTTCATGCGCCGTACTATACTAATTTCGCCAATCCCGAGCCCGAAATGATAAGTAAATCGATAGGCTACGTTTTGCAGTCGATAGAAGCTTGCAAAAAGCTGGGCGGCGAGCGCGTTGTCGTTCATCCCGCGGCGTGCGGCAAGGCGACAAGACAGGAAGCGGTGGAGCGGACTAAGAGCAATCTTGTTTTGCTCGCCGACGCGTGCAGAAAGCTTGATTACGACTTTAAGGTCTGTTTGGAAACCATGGGCAAAAACAACCAAATCGGCACGGTCGAGGAGGTCGTCGAGTTTTGCCTTATTTACGAAAAGTTCTATCCGTGCTTCGACTTCGGGCATATCAATTCGTATATGCATGGCGGACTGAAAACCAAGGACGATTACCGCCGCATACTTGATTATACTATCGACAAGCTTGGGTTTGATAAAGCTTCGCAAATGCACGTGCATTTTTCCAAGATACAGTACGGCGATAAGGGCGAGATACGGCATTTGACGTTCGAGGACACGAAATACGGTCCCGAGTACGCGCCGCTTGCCGAGCTGTTTGACGAGTATAAAATGTCGCCGTATATCGTTTGCGAGTCGAACGGCACAATGGCGGACGACGCGCTCATCATGAAAAATCTTCATAAAAACGCTTAA
- a CDS encoding aminopeptidase P family protein, producing MSTTDLFENNPKIDAFVVIDESNRFYFTHFETSFGAVVIGKTKNVFITDFRYEAEARENVTDFEIVITTYSEFYGKIAEVLKDLGAKNIGYGEKMYIDEYQAFKSALGDFKLKPAEAAIQAKRAVKTEKEIEFIKTAQQIAETALKKAISRAKAGITERELMAEINYEMIIGGAEKNSFETIVAFGANTAQPHHHPSDKKLDKNELVLVDMGAKYEGYCSDMTRTFCLGNPGQQLAEVYNIVKEAQEYAIKNIKAGMTCHDADALAREYITSHGYGDNFGHSFGHGVGVDIHEEPRVGKNSQTVLVPNMVITAEPGIYIPGLGGVRIEDMLVVGEDGVTDITAYDKKLSI from the coding sequence ATGAGTACAACCGATCTTTTTGAAAATAATCCCAAAATCGACGCGTTCGTGGTGATCGACGAGAGCAATCGTTTTTACTTTACGCATTTCGAAACCTCGTTCGGCGCAGTCGTTATCGGTAAAACCAAAAACGTGTTTATTACCGATTTCAGGTACGAAGCGGAAGCGCGCGAAAACGTGACCGACTTCGAAATCGTCATTACGACCTATTCCGAGTTCTACGGCAAGATAGCCGAGGTTCTTAAAGATCTCGGTGCAAAGAACATCGGTTACGGCGAAAAAATGTATATCGACGAGTATCAAGCGTTTAAGTCCGCGCTCGGCGACTTTAAGCTTAAACCCGCCGAAGCGGCGATTCAGGCTAAGCGCGCTGTCAAGACCGAAAAAGAGATCGAGTTCATCAAAACTGCGCAACAGATTGCGGAAACCGCGCTTAAAAAGGCTATATCCCGTGCAAAAGCGGGCATAACCGAGCGCGAGCTCATGGCGGAAATCAATTACGAAATGATCATCGGCGGCGCTGAAAAAAATTCGTTCGAAACGATAGTCGCATTCGGCGCAAACACCGCGCAGCCCCATCACCATCCGTCCGATAAGAAGCTCGATAAGAACGAGTTGGTACTTGTGGACATGGGCGCAAAGTACGAGGGCTATTGCTCTGATATGACGCGCACGTTCTGCTTAGGCAACCCCGGTCAACAGCTTGCCGAGGTTTATAATATTGTCAAGGAAGCGCAGGAATACGCGATCAAGAATATCAAGGCGGGCATGACCTGCCACGACGCGGATGCGCTCGCGCGCGAATACATAACCTCGCACGGCTACGGCGATAATTTCGGTCATTCGTTCGGTCACGGCGTGGGTGTGGATATCCACGAGGAGCCGCGCGTAGGCAAAAACTCGCAAACGGTGCTCGTACCCAATATGGTGATCACAGCAGAACCGGGTATTTATATTCCGGGACTCGGCGGTGTGCGCATAGAGGATATGCTCGTGGTCGGCGAGGACGGCGTAACCGATATTACGGCTTACGACAAAAAACTCAGTATCTAA
- the efp gene encoding elongation factor P — translation MVSAGDFRKGTTFEMDGKVYTVVEFQHVKPGKGSAFVRTKIKNVITGQVLENTFNPSDKYEEAHIDRRAYTYSYSDGDLYYFMDSETFDMLPLNHDICEDALKFIKEEMPVTISSYKGSPFAVEPPNFVELVIADTEGGIQGDTSKPGNKPATLETGFTLGVPLFVNIGDKIRVDTRTGTYMERVK, via the coding sequence ATGGTATCGGCAGGAGATTTCCGCAAAGGCACAACATTCGAGATGGACGGTAAGGTTTACACTGTCGTCGAATTTCAGCACGTAAAACCGGGCAAGGGATCGGCGTTTGTCCGCACCAAGATTAAAAACGTTATTACGGGGCAGGTTCTCGAAAACACGTTCAACCCGTCGGATAAGTACGAGGAAGCGCATATCGATAGGCGCGCCTACACCTATTCGTACAGCGACGGCGATCTTTACTACTTTATGGACAGCGAAACGTTCGATATGCTTCCGCTCAATCACGACATTTGCGAGGATGCGCTTAAATTCATTAAGGAAGAAATGCCCGTCACCATTTCGTCGTACAAGGGTTCGCCGTTTGCGGTCGAGCCGCCCAACTTCGTTGAGCTCGTTATTGCCGATACCGAGGGCGGTATTCAAGGCGACACGAGTAAGCCCGGCAATAAGCCCGCAACGCTCGAAACCGGCTTTACGCTCGGCGTGCCGCTGTTCGTCAATATCGGCGATAAGATCCGCGTCGATACCCGCACGGGAACGTACATGGAGCGCGTTAAATAA
- the abc-f gene encoding ABC-F type ribosomal protection protein, with amino-acid sequence MSMIKVQGLTFSYDGGFTDVFNNVCFNIDTNWKLGFVGRNGRGKTTFLKLLLGAYEYKGSITSSVRFTYFPFEVNDKTRLSIEVLGDICDTSEYWRLQRELNKLKLDEELLYRPFDTLSGGERTKLMLAGLFLNDGNFLLIDEPTNHLDSFSRETVAQYLNGKSGFILVSHDRAFLDDCVDHILSINKTNIEVQSGNFSSWFENFERQQAFEATQNDRLKKEVKKLTEAARRTSEWAQNTEKEKSRNSASNHSNVMGTRVDKGYIGHKAAKLQKRAKAIEARREDAVEQKSQLLKNTEYAADLKLSPLSYRAERLAYADNISVTYGDAPVFPPMSLEIKRGERIALCGKNGCGKSSLIKLIAGKELSHTGRLVIPADLKISYVPQHADHLSGSLKDFATLNEIDETLFNTILRKMDFKRDELFSDISSLSEGQKKKVLIAKSLCQSAHLYVWDEPLNYIDIYSRMQIEKLLNEFAPTMIFVEHDAAFRSNIATRTIKM; translated from the coding sequence ATGTCAATGATAAAGGTACAGGGGCTAACCTTTTCTTACGACGGCGGATTTACCGACGTCTTTAATAACGTTTGCTTTAATATAGACACTAACTGGAAGCTCGGCTTCGTCGGGCGAAACGGCAGGGGCAAAACCACCTTTCTTAAACTTTTGCTCGGCGCGTACGAATATAAAGGCTCGATAACTTCGAGCGTCCGTTTTACGTACTTTCCTTTTGAGGTAAACGACAAAACCCGACTTTCGATAGAGGTATTGGGCGATATTTGCGATACGAGCGAATATTGGCGTTTGCAGCGCGAGCTGAATAAATTAAAGCTCGATGAAGAACTGCTATACCGCCCGTTCGACACCCTTTCGGGCGGAGAACGCACCAAACTGATGCTCGCGGGCTTGTTCCTAAACGACGGGAACTTTTTGCTCATAGACGAGCCTACCAATCACCTCGACAGCTTTTCGCGCGAGACCGTGGCGCAATACCTAAACGGCAAATCGGGTTTTATACTCGTATCGCACGACCGCGCATTTTTGGACGACTGCGTAGATCATATCTTATCGATCAACAAAACGAATATCGAGGTGCAAAGCGGTAACTTCTCGTCCTGGTTCGAAAACTTCGAGCGGCAGCAAGCATTTGAAGCCACGCAAAACGATAGGCTTAAAAAGGAAGTGAAAAAGCTGACCGAAGCGGCGCGGCGAACGAGCGAATGGGCACAAAACACCGAAAAAGAAAAGAGCCGCAACAGCGCTTCGAACCACTCCAACGTAATGGGTACGCGAGTGGATAAGGGATATATAGGTCACAAGGCGGCTAAGCTGCAAAAGCGCGCAAAGGCTATCGAAGCGCGCCGCGAGGATGCAGTCGAACAAAAATCGCAGTTACTTAAAAATACGGAGTACGCCGCCGATCTCAAACTGTCGCCCCTATCCTATCGCGCCGAACGGCTTGCTTACGCCGACAACATATCGGTAACGTACGGCGACGCGCCCGTATTCCCGCCCATGTCGTTAGAGATCAAACGCGGCGAAAGAATAGCGTTGTGCGGAAAAAACGGGTGCGGAAAAAGCAGTCTTATAAAGCTTATTGCGGGAAAGGAGCTTTCGCATACGGGACGGCTCGTGATTCCCGCCGATTTGAAAATATCGTACGTGCCGCAGCACGCCGATCACTTAAGCGGTTCGCTAAAAGATTTTGCAACTCTGAACGAAATCGACGAAACTCTTTTCAATACGATACTGCGCAAAATGGACTTTAAGCGCGACGAGCTATTTTCCGATATTTCGAGCTTATCCGAGGGACAAAAGAAAAAAGTGCTTATCGCCAAAAGTCTATGCCAATCGGCGCACCTATACGTTTGGGACGAACCGCTTAACTACATCGATATATATTCGCGTATGCAAATAGAAAAACTGTTAAATGAGTTTGCGCCCACCATGATATTCGTAGAACACGACGCCGCGTTCCGCAGTAATATTGCAACGAGAACTATCAAAATGTAA
- the tadA gene encoding Flp pilus assembly complex ATPase component TadA — protein sequence MEELYRLIPDRLVQPLKRLMTERVYELRIINCAPVRVCYDGVYYYLCGDGITKDKLKAFIADRSDAEGVVMRACSRSLYTVTETLKRGYVSVSGGIRIGVCGYGVMSGGNVIAVKDFCSVNIRLPHQIKGCAQSLYSRVVSSGLKSTLIMSPPGAGKTTMLRDLVRLLSDRGLNVLLCDEKQEIASCVNGTPMLDVGACTDIMSGVPKSVAIETGVANMRPDFIATDELFDNDIDGVRKAAACGVKVIATVHAETPRDLLKKPCYKQAVADGVWELYAVLSGAPNRNLSVYNEVPA from the coding sequence ATGGAAGAGTTATACAGGCTCATACCGGACAGGCTAGTGCAACCGCTAAAAAGACTTATGACTGAGCGTGTGTACGAGCTTCGCATAATAAATTGCGCGCCCGTACGCGTATGCTACGACGGCGTATATTATTATTTATGCGGGGACGGTATTACCAAGGACAAGCTTAAAGCGTTTATTGCGGATAGGTCCGACGCGGAGGGCGTAGTTATGCGCGCGTGCTCGCGCTCGCTTTATACGGTTACCGAAACGCTCAAACGCGGCTACGTTTCGGTCTCGGGCGGAATACGTATAGGCGTATGCGGCTACGGCGTGATGAGCGGCGGAAACGTGATCGCCGTTAAAGATTTTTGTTCGGTCAATATCAGACTGCCGCACCAGATAAAAGGTTGCGCGCAGAGCTTATATTCGCGCGTGGTGTCAAGCGGGCTTAAAAGTACGCTTATAATGTCGCCGCCGGGAGCGGGGAAAACGACAATGCTACGCGATCTTGTGCGGCTTTTATCAGACCGCGGGCTTAACGTTTTATTGTGCGACGAGAAGCAGGAAATAGCCTCGTGCGTGAACGGGACGCCTATGCTCGACGTGGGAGCTTGTACCGATATCATGAGCGGCGTACCCAAGTCAGTGGCTATCGAAACGGGCGTTGCAAATATGCGTCCCGACTTTATAGCGACCGACGAGTTGTTCGATAACGATATAGACGGCGTGCGAAAAGCCGCCGCGTGCGGCGTTAAGGTTATCGCTACAGTACACGCCGAAACGCCGCGCGATTTGCTCAAAAAGCCGTGCTACAAGCAGGCAGTCGCCGACGGGGTGTGGGAACTGTATGCGGTGCTTTCCGGCGCGCCTAATCGAAATTTGAGCGTTTATAACGAGGTGCCGGCGTGA